GCAGTGTTCGTTTAGATAGTCAGGTAAGGTACCATCTAAGCCGGCCCAGATATTGTAGTACTGGTAGTCCGGTTGACGGAAGTTGATACCGGCGGATTTGGACCCGTTTGTCAAGGATACTTCTGTCCCGTTGAGCATGGAGACGAGTCGGTGGCGCTGGTAGCCTGTCCATGTGTCGACACGATTGCGTCCGCCGCTGGCGATTCCGCGCCAGTACACGATGTCCTTTTTGTCAGACCAGGAGCCGCCTTGGTTCTTCCATCCGCCTGAGTATCGTGGGTCGTCGTCCCAGTATACGGCTGGTGGGATGAGGATCTCGTTGTTGACTGTTAGCTTCGAGCCACCGAAGAGAGGGACGAGTTCGTGCgtggtggatgtggatgtcGGCTCGATAAAACTGCCGTGAAGGGCTTGCAGCTCTGCGCGCCAACACGGGTCCTTGGATCGCTCAAAGTCCTCGATATACCCTGTCTTGGAAAAGTTGCGATAATTGAAGAACTCGGGTGGCGGGTTCGCGAAGTCCATGTGTGGGATGTTGCTATTTCGCCCCGGGCTTTCTGGGGGACAGGCGTCGCGCATGATCTCCCAGAAGGGTCTGTCGGGGCCGTCGAACGGCGGTTTAAAGGGTTCGTTCGGATGCGCCTCGTCGTAGGCGGGCAGGGCCATGTACTGGTCAACGGCGGTGGCAGGGTCAAGCAGTTTCTGGCTTGCACGGTCCTTCTCGCGGTACTCGGAGAGCGTTTCCCAGGGGATGATGATGCGGGGTTCATCCATGCCGTTTAATGGGATATCCATGTCCGGGAGAAAGTCGGCGATGGTGGACACGAGATCCATCCAGACTTCTAGCCAGTTCACGCCTGTGTGGCCAGCGGAGCTGAGTGTGTGGTTACGCACCATGATACGCGGCTCCCAACCAGATGCCTGTGTCCGCATGACCTTGGGCTCCAGGGCCCAGTATGGACTAAGGTCATCGTAGAGCTGGTCGAAAAGGTCTTCGATGAGAATCGCGTCTTTTTGCTGTGCGAGGTCTACCCACTTGTCGAACCCTGGGGGTGGGTGGCGACCGCGGCGCTGTCGGTATTGCGCTGCTGCGTCGGTGAGGTTGTATACCTTTTTCGTGAGGAGGCGGTCCCATTCTTGCTCTGCGTTGCGGATTAAACCGTCGATCGGGTGCGGAACAGCTTCTGGGTCGTCATGGCCGTATCGTCCcgtttccttttcttttcccttggGATTGCTATTATCCGGGCTGCTACCGCTTGGTCGGATAACTTGTGGGAGGGGGTTGGAGTGGAAATAGAGACGATATAATGtgccaaggaggatgatagCCGTGACAGCCAGAAGGCCGTACCGCCGCACCGGGGACTGTAGCAGCGAAATCATAGCGGGGGGATGGCTGCCCCTGAATATCGGACGCGGCACTTGTCGGAAATTCAAATCAAATGTGACAACAGGAGGTCAGACATAATCTTGTAGCCTCAAACCCCCCGGGATTTGGCCGAGGGACGGTCATCCTGAATCTCTCAACATCCGTTGGGCTGAGGGGAGTCGGCGAAATATAAAGGCCTGCGACGATGGGGCCAATTATGGACGCAGAATAGGAGCGACCTGTTGGTCTTTTGATTCATGCGACTTAGTGCCTTGGTTAGAACCGGCGCCGGTCGAACTAGCCATCAGGGTGTGGTGGTCCATGCATTGGAATTACATAAAATGCCTTGCTTGGAGGGTATCGACTTGAAGACTTGCATTGTTATCAGTCCTTCTTCAGAGGGCCACTACCATTAAAACTATTCTTTAGTCGACCAAATTCTGGTATTTCCTTAAGCGCTACTCAGCACGAGGTGGTTTCCCAAGCCCAACGTGCTTAAAttcaggagaaaaaggggaTCCAGCGGTCGCAGGACTATCTCAAGATAGTGAGGATCTCCTGTAATATCCGGAATTATTCCATCCAATAAGGGTAACGATGGACGGTGAGGGTGTGGGCCAGCGTGGGTCATTCTTCGTATTAACCGAGACCCTACCACGACCAGACACTTAGGGCAGAGCCCAATTCGGAGTATTCTGACCGTTGATTCGAGACCCTTTGGATTCTTTTGAGCTTCACATATGTGGCGTTCCGACTAGCGAATCGGGTTTCATGGTTCTGCACTGCATCTAAAATTTGTAGCACGAGTTAGTTGATGAGACTTCGCTACCCTCGTGGAACAATTCCATTCATG
This window of the Aspergillus oryzae RIB40 DNA, chromosome 8 genome carries:
- a CDS encoding uncharacterized protein (predicted protein); its protein translation is MISLLQSPVRRYGLLAVTAIILLGTLYRLYFHSNPLPQVIRPSGSSPDNSNPKGKEKETGRYGHDDPEAVPHPIDGLIRNAEQEWDRLLTKKVYNLTDAAAQYRQRRGRHPPPGFDKWVDLAQQKDAILIEDLFDQLYDDLSPYWALEPKVMRTQASGWEPRIMVRNHTLSSAGHTGVNWLEVWMDLVSTIADFLPDMDIPLNGMDEPRIIIPWETLSEYREKDRASQKLLDPATAVDQYMALPAYDEAHPNEPFKPPFDGPDRPFWEIMRDACPPESPGRNSNIPHMDFANPPPEFFNYRNFSKTGYIEDFERSKDPCWRAELQALHGSFIEPTSTSTTHELVPLFGGSKLTVNNEILIPPAVYWDDDPRYSGGWKNQGGSWSDKKDIVYWRGIASGGRNRVDTWTGYQRHRLVSMLNGTEVSLTNGSKSAGINFRQPDYQYYNIWAGLDGTLPDYLNEHCDLGFLDLCCFPREDGKHCSYTDPHYKIVEGMPMKKMYQFKYLPDIDGNSFSGRYRAFLLSTSLPIKATVYKEWHDSRLIPWAHFVPMDSLYMDIYGIIQYFIGYKGRNGHDGQAEKIALNGKSWAEKVLRQEDMQLYVYRLLLEYARLCDDRRDSLAFVGDLL